Part of the Pelobates fuscus isolate aPelFus1 chromosome 12, aPelFus1.pri, whole genome shotgun sequence genome, atttttcatcatattttttcattttttttaaattaaattagatgagattatataaataatggtatgtaaagaaagccccttttgtcctgaaaaaaacaatatataatttgtatgggaacagtaaatgagagagcggaaaattacagctaaacacaaacaccacaaaagtgtcaaaaagatgcctggtcgcaaatgtacaacatcgcaaaaaaagtccagtccttaaggggttaaagttgtgtTATTGAATTGAtttaataaaagtaattttttttatttattttaattttaaaactatatcctgtttttttaatttgtagctcACAGTTcaatgcagaattttttttttattaatattcaatATACTTCTACCAACATATAGTATTCTTTATAGTAAAAGAGTTTATAAATAAACAATCCATGTGTTATACATTTCATTAAAAAAGGCAATTCCATAaagtataaaaatagaaaatgaaaaaaaaaaaagttgcctgtTATTTTGTACACTTCTTTATGTTATTTCCTTACCGTAAAAAGTATTTCGGCAAATAATGAAATGGTGTCAGTTATCAGTAAGAATAAAAGGAAGTGATTTGCGTATTCAGTTTGTAATATACActgtacccccctccccccccatgcaTATCATTTAGAGAAGTCTGAAACTTTTGAAAGTGGGGGGGGAGAACCCAACTATTAATGTAGTGATCATTTCACAGTCACATTCATAACAAACTAGTGTTGAAGAATCATAGGGAGCTCTTTAAAAgttcacatctttttttttttttttttttttttttaagggaattGAAAATCATTTTCCCGCATAAAAGCATCTATTTTTGAGTTCCATTTATATACCAATAGCTTTCATCTTTAGCTTACTTAGGTAGTTCTAAAATAAAAGACACTTCAAAGACTGTTTCTTTGAAGAGCATCACACAGGTTTTGATTGGAATCAGGTTCTTCGCACATCAACTCCACCGTTTCCCATTCCCCTGATCGATTTGACAGCTTGATAGCATCAACTACACTctgcatatataaaccatcttcAAAGGTGGCAGCAGCTGCCAATGGCTTATTGTTCCAGGTTCTTCTATCATCCTGATCCTGGAAAGAGAGTCGAAGAGCCCTTACCATGTGTGCCAACCCTTTAAGATAGGGAGGGGGAACTTTTTCAAAACCATTAAGCCCAGTTGTGTCCATGGTCAAAGTATCTGAGAGCAGGAGCTCTTCTTCAGGTGTGCTGTTCTTCTGTCCATATAATTCTGTTCCTCGTACTATCAATCTGCCTGCTGAGCCCACAATCATCACTTCATGAACAAAAGGTCCTGGCATATTGAAATTAAGAGTCACTGTACTGCAAGCGTCTCCAGACATTTGCATCTGAAAAAAGCAAAAATCATCACTGGTGACATGGCGAATGCCGGTAATAGCTTCATTTTGTTTCACAAAAGTTTTAAGTAGACCGTGGACCTTATCTGCCCTTTTCCCTGTCAGATAAGTGAGTAGATCAACAATATAGGTACCCATTGTGTGCAGTCCACCTCCACCCATAAGCTCATCACAGATCCAGCTGTACTGGCTGCTCAGCAAGCTACCCCAGTACACACGCACATCACAAATCTGGACCTCTCCCACATAACCTTGCTCCAGGATTAGTTGACGCATTCGTGCAAAGGCTGGAAGAAAACGCAGAGCATTTCCCACTAGGCTCATAAGCTTGGGGTAATAACATGCAGCTTTAACCATCAGAAAAGCATCCAGGCATGTAGCAGCTTTCTCGCATATTACATTTTTCCCAATTCCTACCAGAAAGagtaaacaaaaatacaattataattaGAAATAGAAACAAACTGTGTATACAGTAACATTTGAAATACAAGccaagtgtgtgtttgttttgttttaaacaaaacaGATTTAAGTAAAACAGATGTTCTCATTTTACACTTAGTGTAGTGCTTTACAACTGTTGCAACACATGGCAGACCATACTATTAGCGAACATGTATTCCTCATGAATCACTCTTCTCTGTGTACACCAGGACTCAAAATGTCATGTGTTAACTATTAGCCCGGACTTATTCTCAGGACAAAAATATAATCCCATCTTGAAGAGACGGTGCAATTTTGGACACTTGCTTAAAGAAAAATGTTAGtgctctagaaaaaaaaaaaaaaaaaaatgacagagaaAAGGgtcctttacagtaagaactataaagaTGTAGAATTCTCTACTTAAAGAGACAGTTTTATGAGATACTGTAACATGTTTATAAACAAAGtttagatggggggagggggtttgttTGTAAATTTGAATAATGGAACATTCAAGCATCTAATAGTTAATATACAGGGTAAGAGTTTGTCCATCAAAGGAAAGATCTGACTTCCAGTTTGGAgactaaatccccccccccaagttGTGCTATAATTGAGGGAGACAAAAAGCCTTAAAAAGAAACACAACAGCGTTAGGAAAACTAACAAGTAGGCAATATTTATCTTACCATATATCCCAAACTATTATAGCCTAGACCAGGTCTTGACAAACTTGCTTTGAGTCTAGGAGCCaggattttttaaaaatcttccaaagctttatttttaacaaaaatacaattcttaaaggggcactatagtcaccaggaccactacagatTAATGCAGAGTTTCTGGTATTTATagcctgtccctacaggcttttcaatgtaaacactgcattttcagagaaaaggcaatgttcatattgctgcctagtgacacttctagtggcagtcactcagacggccattaAAGTGCTTCCTACCTCAGTGTGGCACCTATGTTCTGATTCAAtacctctctatgaggagatgctgattgacacagCATTTTGCAGCGCATGCGTAATAGTTTCCCAATAAGCCCCGGGGAGACAGGCACGGCGTGGGAGAAAAGAggagtaaaaacaccattcccatgCGATCAGAGGGGTGCTggccacctaaacacacacattcactgacaagcaggcacacacacacacacacacacactcacaaataatttTAAGTTTTATTGCAATgcaagtccacccagcctccctacgtttTGGAGAGCTGGAGTAGATgagatttccctggggtccaatgggcgGCTGGTTGGGGGAGAGTGGATGCAGGCACCTGGCTGTGGGAGAGTGAAAGCATGCGGCTGTCTGGGCATAATAAAggcgggcggcaagggagctgtgatcgtcctgctctgctccctcgcacaccgcttagtgatgctggggccggaaTGACTTCATATAGCCCTGGCCTACACTAACAAGCTGAAATGGACTAAGTATTAACATAATCCAaataaacaaactaattttcctggcacagcAGTATCCTGCAgacccccctcccttccaccccaatccatgttgctgaaggggtaaaaccccTGCAGTGACTTAACGGAGTCCAGCTCCGCCCACGATCCTCCCCTGCCGatatcagccggcgggggagacctaatgcgcatccgcggcaatggccgcgcgcacattagacctcccaataggaaagcattattcaatgctttcctatggggattccagcgacgctggaggtcctcatgcatagcgtgaggacgtccaccgTCGTtaacactttttgtgttttaagaagccggaagtccctttagtggctgtctgatagacagtcactagagggggaCTTAaatctgcaaggtaattattgcaatttataaaaactgggtatctggagtgtccctttaatataaaaactGTACTATAAAATACTTTTCAtctttatattaatttttattttatttattttttcatttagttatattttatttttaaatgtattaatttttattttatattttttatttaagattttttcCATATTCCTTCTATTTATATTCATGTACCAAGCtccatcttttcttttct contains:
- the GFOD2 gene encoding glucose-fructose oxidoreductase domain-containing protein 2 — its product is MMKTLPGVGVFGTGSTARVLVPLLRAEGFCIEALWGKTDEEAKSLAEEMNISFYTSRTDDVLLHPDVDLVCISIPPPLTRQIAVKALGIGKNVICEKAATCLDAFLMVKAACYYPKLMSLVGNALRFLPAFARMRQLILEQGYVGEVQICDVRVYWGSLLSSQYSWICDELMGGGGLHTMGTYIVDLLTYLTGKRADKVHGLLKTFVKQNEAITGIRHVTSDDFCFFQMQMSGDACSTVTLNFNMPGPFVHEVMIVGSAGRLIVRGTELYGQKNSTPEEELLLSDTLTMDTTGLNGFEKVPPPYLKGLAHMVRALRLSFQDQDDRRTWNNKPLAAAATFEDGLYMQSVVDAIKLSNRSGEWETVELMCEEPDSNQNLCDALQRNSL